The following proteins are encoded in a genomic region of Ornithodoros turicata isolate Travis chromosome 6, ASM3712646v1, whole genome shotgun sequence:
- the LOC135397033 gene encoding signal recognition particle 9 kDa protein-like, whose protein sequence is MTYLTSWEEFAKAAERLYLADPMKVRCIMKYRHCDGKLQVKVTDDQVCLQYLTEHTQDLKRIEKLTNLLMRHMASKER, encoded by the exons ATGACTTATCTAACATCGTGGGAAGAGTTTGCAAAAGCTGCAGAACGACTATACCTAGCAGATCCCATGAAG GTCCGGTGCATCATGAAGTACAGGCATTGCGACGGCAAGCTGCAAGTAAAAGTTACGGACGATCAAGTA TGCCTACAGTATCTGACAGAGCACACACAGGATTTGAAGAGGATAGAGAAATTAACCAACTTATTAATGAGACACATGGCATCGAAGGAACGATGA